A section of the Cryobacterium soli genome encodes:
- a CDS encoding nucleoside hydrolase — protein sequence MPARVIIDTDFHMDVDDVGALAVAHALADRGDLNVLAVMLNTPSEWGAPAIDIVNRWAGRRLPIGVLPQTNDAVPDPEYAMALVARFGAAVDLPTEPAVALYRRLLSQAEPASLTLVSIGFFDNLMALLDSEADDIAPQTGRELIRLAVRRTVVMGGVFPQGREFNFVGHVALTHRFLEDWPVSVDFVGFEVAAGLITGSDLSSVLGPNHPVAFAYATYNSGEGGRDSWDPLTVLVASETETYVWSEPCRVSIDADGVDTFEFTAVGPHRIMLPLSDPATTSAKIDDLLASSRSSSLGYGGHL from the coding sequence ATGCCAGCAAGAGTCATTATCGACACTGATTTCCACATGGATGTGGACGATGTCGGAGCCCTCGCAGTGGCGCACGCACTTGCGGACCGCGGAGATCTGAACGTCCTCGCCGTTATGCTCAACACGCCAAGCGAATGGGGAGCACCTGCCATTGACATTGTCAATCGCTGGGCCGGTCGCCGTCTACCGATAGGTGTGCTCCCGCAGACGAATGACGCAGTCCCCGATCCCGAGTATGCGATGGCTCTCGTCGCCAGATTCGGTGCAGCGGTGGACCTGCCAACCGAACCCGCTGTGGCACTCTATCGGCGCCTTCTCTCTCAAGCTGAGCCAGCCTCGCTCACCCTGGTATCGATCGGGTTCTTTGATAACCTCATGGCACTACTCGACAGCGAGGCCGATGACATCGCCCCGCAAACTGGTCGTGAGCTGATCCGCTTGGCCGTCAGGCGAACCGTGGTGATGGGAGGAGTCTTTCCTCAGGGGCGCGAGTTTAATTTCGTGGGCCATGTCGCGCTAACGCATCGTTTTCTGGAGGACTGGCCAGTGAGCGTCGACTTTGTCGGGTTCGAAGTAGCCGCTGGACTCATCACAGGCTCCGATCTTTCCTCCGTGCTTGGCCCCAACCATCCGGTCGCTTTTGCTTACGCGACCTACAACAGTGGAGAGGGTGGACGAGATAGCTGGGATCCGCTCACCGTCCTCGTTGCTTCGGAAACCGAGACGTATGTCTGGAGTGAGCCGTGTCGGGTGAGCATCGATGCCGATGGCGTTGACACCTTCGAATTCACTGCCGTGGGGCCGCATCGCATAATGCTCCCTCTTAGCGATCCCGCGACCACATCCGCCAAAATCGATGACCTATTGGCGAGTAGCCGCAGTTCGTCTCTCGGGTATGGTGGCCACTTGTGA
- a CDS encoding ThuA domain-containing protein, whose protein sequence is MTDKTALIVRGGWDGHHPVAATEMFLPFLADNGYAVQIEESPEVYADAATMAGVDLIVQSVTMSEITGEQVAGLRAAVEAGTGLTGWHGGIADSFRASADYLQLIGGQFATHPGRPPAERVDGAQENNYLDYTVEITPLGREHPITAGLADFDLNTEQYWVLHDDLIDVLATTTHPAPAWEPWHRPITSPAVWTRLWGAGRLVVTTPGHSPEVLADPSVRTIIERGMLWATRTA, encoded by the coding sequence ATGACCGACAAGACAGCCCTGATCGTGCGCGGAGGCTGGGACGGCCACCATCCCGTCGCCGCCACCGAGATGTTCCTGCCGTTCCTGGCCGACAACGGTTACGCCGTGCAGATCGAGGAGTCGCCAGAGGTCTACGCCGACGCCGCCACCATGGCCGGCGTCGACCTCATCGTGCAGAGCGTGACCATGTCCGAGATCACGGGGGAACAGGTCGCCGGCCTCCGCGCCGCCGTCGAGGCCGGAACGGGCCTGACCGGCTGGCACGGCGGCATCGCCGACTCCTTCCGCGCCTCGGCCGACTACCTGCAGCTGATCGGCGGCCAGTTCGCCACGCATCCGGGCCGCCCGCCGGCGGAACGCGTCGACGGCGCCCAGGAGAACAACTATCTCGACTACACCGTGGAGATCACCCCGCTCGGCCGCGAACACCCGATCACCGCGGGGCTGGCCGACTTCGACCTCAACACGGAGCAGTACTGGGTGCTGCACGACGACCTCATCGACGTGCTCGCCACCACCACGCATCCGGCGCCCGCCTGGGAACCCTGGCACCGCCCGATCACCTCACCCGCGGTGTGGACCCGGCTCTGGGGAGCGGGTCGACTGGTCGTCACGACACCCGGGCACAGCCCGGAGGTTCTCGCCGACCCGTCCGTGCGCACCATCATCGAGAGGGGCATGTTGTGGGCCACCCGCACCGCCTAG
- a CDS encoding carbohydrate ABC transporter permease, translated as MTEQSVSPAPAATRNRRGRRRFPWYAYISLLPIAVVLVAFQYYPAISGMIYSFFDWNPAGSSPFIGFENYARMMSDELWWLSFRNLGAIFAFSIVAWVLPLLAAELVSSVRSQRAQFIYRTLLILPMAFPGIVTALIWAFMYQPNRGLFNEALKSIGLGALARNWVGDPSLALIALLFIGFPFIAGLPFLIFYTSLQNIPKEVFEAADLDGVGRVRRVWTIDLPLMMTQLKLLVFLAVVGTVQYGFVAYVVTGGGPDNVTLVPLLRMFAVAFQAQDWGYAAALSTTLFLITLVLSCVIVFVKRKSDTSDVRGM; from the coding sequence ATGACAGAGCAGTCGGTTTCGCCGGCGCCAGCAGCTACCCGTAACAGGCGGGGGCGGCGCAGGTTCCCTTGGTACGCATATATTTCTCTCCTTCCCATCGCCGTTGTGCTCGTCGCCTTCCAGTACTACCCAGCGATAAGCGGGATGATCTACTCATTCTTCGACTGGAATCCGGCTGGTTCATCGCCGTTCATCGGGTTCGAGAACTACGCGCGGATGATGAGCGACGAACTGTGGTGGCTGTCCTTCCGCAATCTAGGTGCGATTTTCGCGTTCAGCATCGTCGCGTGGGTGCTTCCGCTGTTGGCAGCAGAGCTCGTCTCATCCGTTCGCAGCCAACGAGCACAATTCATCTACCGCACGCTGCTCATTCTTCCCATGGCGTTCCCGGGAATCGTGACCGCTCTGATCTGGGCGTTCATGTATCAACCGAATCGCGGTCTCTTTAACGAGGCACTCAAATCGATAGGTCTTGGTGCGCTGGCGCGAAACTGGGTGGGCGACCCGAGTCTGGCCCTTATCGCGCTCTTGTTCATCGGATTTCCCTTTATTGCTGGGTTGCCCTTCCTCATCTTCTACACGTCTTTGCAGAACATTCCGAAGGAAGTATTCGAGGCTGCAGACCTAGACGGTGTCGGGCGTGTGCGTCGCGTATGGACTATTGATCTCCCGCTCATGATGACTCAATTGAAGCTCTTGGTTTTTCTCGCAGTCGTTGGGACAGTTCAGTACGGATTCGTAGCCTATGTGGTCACTGGAGGGGGTCCCGACAATGTCACTCTCGTTCCACTGCTCCGTATGTTCGCGGTTGCTTTCCAAGCCCAGGATTGGGGCTATGCGGCCGCGTTGTCGACCACCCTCTTCCTGATCACCCTTGTCTTGAGTTGCGTGATCGTCTTCGTGAAGCGCAAGTCGGACACGTCCGATGTGAGAGGAATGTGA
- a CDS encoding LacI family DNA-binding transcriptional regulator, which translates to MKDTKLAEVARLAGVSPGTVSNAFNRPNVVAAETITRIMDAVAELNYVPNGAARQLRVGSSSTIGLVLHDLGSPFLASLAEGAEEHASGRGFSLLIATTNRSPDKQRGYLELFEEQRVKGILLQPNGLPQDSLERLKLRGIPVVLLDPPPSDANISSVSGDDFEGGRIAARHLLEIGCRRILVLPGPTGVRSFDERELGAKEEIDRVPGASCFTSRSDTTMTAGRAAGEQLTREGGFDGVFAGTDMIALGVLQALAQHGVSVPNDVAVIGYDDIEIASVATVPLSSVRQPARRMGQTAIDLLFERFDAPSSARHQVVFRPELVVRSSTRR; encoded by the coding sequence GTGAAAGACACCAAACTGGCAGAGGTCGCGCGTCTCGCGGGAGTGTCACCGGGCACCGTTTCGAACGCCTTCAATCGTCCTAATGTCGTGGCGGCCGAAACGATTACCCGAATCATGGATGCCGTTGCAGAACTCAACTACGTACCCAACGGGGCCGCACGCCAGCTGCGCGTGGGTTCGAGTAGCACCATCGGTCTCGTCTTGCACGACCTGGGGAGCCCGTTTCTTGCCTCGCTCGCTGAGGGAGCAGAGGAACACGCGAGTGGGCGAGGTTTCTCGCTGCTGATCGCGACAACCAACCGGTCACCCGACAAGCAGCGCGGCTATTTGGAGTTGTTCGAAGAGCAGCGGGTGAAAGGTATTCTCCTTCAGCCCAATGGGCTTCCCCAGGACTCGTTGGAGCGGCTAAAACTCCGCGGGATTCCGGTGGTCCTTCTCGACCCGCCCCCCTCTGACGCCAACATCTCCTCCGTATCTGGCGACGACTTCGAGGGGGGACGAATAGCTGCACGCCACTTGCTTGAGATCGGCTGCCGCCGGATTCTTGTCCTTCCCGGTCCGACTGGAGTGCGCTCGTTCGACGAGCGCGAGTTAGGGGCGAAGGAAGAGATCGACCGAGTTCCGGGCGCATCGTGTTTCACATCGCGAAGCGACACCACGATGACCGCGGGGCGGGCGGCAGGAGAACAACTCACTCGCGAAGGCGGGTTCGACGGCGTCTTTGCTGGCACCGACATGATTGCCCTTGGTGTCTTGCAGGCGCTCGCCCAGCACGGCGTGAGTGTGCCGAACGACGTTGCAGTGATCGGTTACGACGACATTGAGATCGCGAGTGTGGCAACAGTCCCCCTTAGCTCGGTCCGGCAGCCGGCCCGACGGATGGGCCAGACCGCGATCGACCTGCTCTTCGAGCGCTTCGATGCTCCTTCATCAGCGCGTCATCAGGTTGTTTTCCGCCCCGAGCTGGTTGTGCGGAGTTCAACTCGGAGGTAG
- a CDS encoding carbohydrate ABC transporter permease, with protein sequence MTTLSHLDAGPTAPAQFKPEGRSGRGPFVSRGRARSRRQAPLHLAIIFLVLVGLAPYLFMLTTSVKDNQQFAESYWLPAFPLHFENYSTAWGQISPYLLASLIVAAGSIVLIIAISLLSGFILARYRFVGRTFFFTMIAALMMIPGIASLIPLFVMVRDLGLINTYWVLMVPHVGGGVVLGTILMKTFIESIPQSLFDAAQIDGAGGVRLFSSIMLPLSLPVIGTVGLITINGVWNDFFWPLLTVTENELRTASVGLLFFQSQTGSNYGPMFAGYLLASLPLLLLFTFLSKYFLAGVQGGLPGSH encoded by the coding sequence ATGACGACCCTGAGTCATCTGGATGCAGGGCCGACCGCTCCTGCACAGTTCAAGCCTGAAGGACGGTCTGGTCGCGGACCGTTCGTCTCCCGCGGCAGGGCGCGAAGCCGACGGCAGGCGCCGCTGCACTTAGCCATCATCTTTCTCGTGCTCGTTGGCTTGGCTCCGTATTTGTTCATGCTCACTACTTCAGTAAAAGACAACCAACAGTTTGCAGAGAGCTACTGGCTGCCGGCCTTTCCCTTGCATTTCGAAAACTACTCGACGGCATGGGGGCAGATCTCGCCGTATCTCCTTGCCTCACTGATAGTTGCAGCCGGTTCGATCGTCCTCATCATCGCAATCTCGCTACTCAGCGGATTCATCCTCGCTCGGTATCGTTTCGTCGGCAGGACGTTCTTCTTCACGATGATCGCCGCGCTGATGATGATTCCGGGAATCGCGAGTCTGATTCCGCTCTTCGTAATGGTCCGCGACCTCGGACTGATCAATACGTACTGGGTGCTGATGGTTCCTCACGTCGGCGGTGGAGTGGTACTGGGCACCATTCTCATGAAGACGTTTATTGAGAGTATTCCTCAATCACTGTTCGACGCTGCCCAGATTGATGGAGCCGGTGGTGTGCGCCTTTTCTCATCAATCATGTTGCCTCTCTCCTTGCCGGTCATCGGCACCGTCGGTCTAATCACTATCAACGGAGTGTGGAACGACTTCTTCTGGCCGTTGCTCACAGTCACGGAGAACGAACTGCGCACGGCCTCCGTTGGTCTCCTTTTCTTTCAGTCGCAGACCGGCTCCAACTATGGCCCGATGTTCGCTGGCTATTTGCTGGCAAGCCTGCCTCTCCTTCTGCTTTTCACCTTCCTTTCCAAGTACTTCCTGGCGGGAGTACAGGGAGGGCTACCTGGGTCGCACTGA
- a CDS encoding Gfo/Idh/MocA family protein encodes MGHPHRLGIVGLGNISTAYLETLVGSSQVQITAVADLDAERARAVAATLPQARALTVAELLASDEVDTVLNLTIPAAHAEIALAAIKAGKNVYGEKPLAATMTDARAMVAAALAAGVRLGSAPDTVLGEGLQTARHAVDAGLIGRPLAASAVMMTPGHERWHPNPDFYYQAGGGPLLDMGPYYVAALVHLLGPVRSVTGASSRLRSERTIGSGPRSGAVLPVAVDTHVSGVLEHASGVLSTITTSFDAVTTTAAPIEVHGETGTLSVPDPNRFDGETRIFELGATEWRQLPAAAGYRDGSRGVGLVDFIMATPARQARATGDLALHSLDVMTALLQSAAEGRRIDLGTTTERPEPVPLTGRVAWLR; translated from the coding sequence GTGGGCCACCCGCACCGCCTAGGAATCGTCGGACTCGGCAACATCTCCACCGCCTACCTCGAGACTCTCGTGGGCAGCTCACAGGTGCAGATCACGGCGGTCGCCGACCTCGACGCCGAGCGCGCCCGGGCCGTCGCGGCCACGCTGCCGCAGGCGCGGGCGCTCACCGTGGCGGAGCTCCTGGCCAGCGACGAGGTCGACACCGTGCTCAACCTCACCATCCCGGCCGCGCACGCCGAGATCGCGCTGGCCGCCATCAAGGCGGGCAAGAACGTCTACGGCGAGAAACCCCTGGCCGCGACGATGACGGATGCCCGCGCCATGGTGGCCGCCGCGCTCGCCGCCGGCGTACGCCTGGGCAGCGCCCCCGACACCGTGCTCGGGGAGGGACTGCAGACCGCGCGGCACGCCGTGGACGCCGGCCTGATCGGCCGCCCGCTCGCCGCATCCGCCGTGATGATGACCCCCGGTCACGAGCGCTGGCACCCCAATCCCGACTTCTACTACCAGGCCGGCGGCGGACCGCTGCTGGACATGGGCCCGTACTACGTTGCCGCACTCGTGCACCTGCTCGGGCCGGTGCGGTCGGTGACCGGGGCGTCCAGCCGGCTGCGGAGCGAGCGTACGATCGGGAGCGGCCCGCGGTCCGGAGCGGTGCTCCCGGTGGCCGTCGACACGCACGTGTCGGGGGTGCTGGAGCACGCCAGCGGGGTGCTGTCGACGATCACGACGAGTTTCGACGCCGTGACCACCACGGCTGCTCCGATCGAGGTGCACGGCGAGACCGGCACCCTGTCGGTGCCCGACCCCAACCGGTTCGACGGCGAGACCCGGATCTTCGAGCTCGGCGCCACCGAGTGGCGCCAGCTGCCCGCCGCGGCCGGGTACCGGGATGGATCGCGCGGGGTGGGCCTGGTCGACTTCATCATGGCCACCCCGGCACGGCAGGCCCGCGCCACCGGCGACCTGGCCCTGCACTCCCTCGACGTGATGACGGCCCTGCTGCAGTCGGCGGCCGAGGGGCGGCGGATCGACCTGGGCACCACGACCGAGCGGCCCGAACCGGTGCCGCTGACCGGGCGGGTGGCCTGGCTGCGCTGA
- a CDS encoding ABC transporter substrate-binding protein produces MYKRTPALAGIALLGVSSLLLAGCASGTPADGSVEITVAGPNQWNSETTTFGAGWDQLIADFEKANPGIRVKTNVLPGADWSQTLSTQLSAGTAPELVFNQAPHSPEQIVPLDEYLNEPNPYVEGNERWIDGFSQAYFGESATRARNAAGNFEWVPFNLVIAGMFYNADALEAAGVTAPFESVGDLVEGCAKLKDAGYDGIAADRGPLTSTWIFNTISSALLDKYQNKLNQFDAEGNPGTAAEVTQKSLAMAYLTGELDPTTTPEFGESLRLLKEVYDACMTPNWSGINGGGAFHGAEDFLSGRAAIAWGSNFSAPALDVVDWEWGTFGFPDVSKEDSTYSDGTPSRFGAAPGGTSYMIPATTKGDKLDAAVKFMQFITSPNAQGWLDSSGGIPSTNDTVEAPGLEGLTSGEWALTPVVKDIGISSKAQGGLPDFSGFLLGTKTEAKQLEELKADFILWAHELAADGGWTEDWAQN; encoded by the coding sequence ATGTATAAAAGAACACCCGCTCTCGCCGGAATTGCACTACTCGGCGTTTCCTCCCTCCTTCTCGCGGGCTGCGCTTCAGGAACCCCTGCAGATGGGTCCGTAGAAATCACGGTCGCGGGCCCAAATCAGTGGAATTCGGAGACCACGACCTTCGGCGCTGGCTGGGACCAGCTGATCGCCGACTTCGAAAAGGCAAACCCAGGAATTCGCGTCAAGACGAACGTGTTGCCAGGAGCGGACTGGTCTCAGACGCTGTCGACTCAATTGTCAGCAGGGACAGCCCCCGAACTAGTCTTCAATCAGGCACCACATAGCCCCGAGCAGATCGTGCCGCTCGATGAGTACCTCAACGAGCCGAATCCTTACGTCGAGGGCAACGAGCGTTGGATTGACGGATTTAGCCAGGCTTACTTCGGCGAGTCGGCCACGCGTGCTCGGAATGCCGCGGGAAATTTCGAGTGGGTTCCGTTCAACCTCGTGATTGCCGGTATGTTCTACAACGCGGATGCCCTTGAGGCCGCCGGAGTAACGGCACCTTTCGAGTCTGTCGGAGATTTGGTTGAAGGTTGCGCGAAGCTGAAGGACGCCGGTTACGACGGTATTGCTGCAGATCGCGGACCGCTCACGTCGACGTGGATCTTCAACACGATCAGCTCCGCGCTGCTTGACAAGTACCAGAACAAGCTCAACCAGTTTGATGCGGAGGGCAATCCGGGAACCGCTGCCGAAGTCACACAGAAGAGCCTGGCAATGGCGTACCTCACTGGCGAGCTTGACCCGACGACGACACCAGAGTTTGGTGAGAGCCTCCGGTTGTTGAAGGAGGTATACGACGCTTGCATGACGCCGAACTGGTCAGGAATCAACGGTGGGGGCGCTTTCCACGGTGCAGAGGATTTCCTCAGCGGGCGTGCAGCAATCGCGTGGGGTTCCAACTTCTCCGCGCCGGCACTTGACGTAGTCGATTGGGAATGGGGCACCTTCGGGTTCCCTGACGTATCTAAGGAGGACTCGACCTACTCCGACGGCACCCCGTCGCGCTTCGGTGCAGCTCCCGGCGGCACCAGCTACATGATTCCCGCCACGACCAAGGGGGACAAGCTGGACGCCGCAGTAAAATTCATGCAGTTCATCACGTCCCCGAACGCGCAGGGGTGGCTTGACTCATCCGGCGGAATCCCTTCGACCAATGACACCGTCGAAGCACCTGGTCTTGAGGGGCTCACATCTGGCGAATGGGCTCTAACTCCCGTTGTCAAGGACATCGGTATTAGCTCGAAAGCTCAAGGCGGCCTCCCTGACTTCAGCGGGTTCCTCCTAGGAACCAAGACCGAGGCAAAGCAGCTTGAGGAACTGAAAGCCGACTTCATCCTGTGGGCTCACGAGCTCGCAGCTGATGGAGGATGGACAGAGGACTGGGCCCAGAACTGA